One window from the genome of Alkalihalobacillus sp. LMS6 encodes:
- a CDS encoding DHA2 family efflux MFS transporter permease subunit codes for MDDSMQLKKPPYLMIGILFVGAFVAFLNNSLLNVALPSIMVDLGVEDYSTVQWLATGYMLVSGVLIPASAYLLTRFTNRRLYIAAMAIFTLGTALAAFAPNFGLLLTGRMVQAVGGSVMGPLLMNVMLISFPREKRGTAMGVFGLVMITAPAIGPTLSGFIVQNYDWRLLFEMILPLSIISLVLAVWKLGNVMPQNKDANLDYTSLVLSSLGFGGLLYGFSSASADGWTDFWVLTTLIVGLVSLVAFVLRQLRMDEPLLDLRVYKYPMFALASVIAAVNAVAMFSGMILTPAYVQSVRGISPLDSGLLMLPGAIIMGLMSPVTGKLFDKFGPRTISVIGLVITAVSTYMLANLQLDTPYATIVVIYSIRMLGMSLVMMPIMTNGLNQLPTRLNPHGTAINNTAQQVSGSIGTAILVTIMNSVAASEAETILSGTDPATIDETLLMQESLLAGIQFSFYVAFGMTLIALILSFFVRRVDTSMEAVRKIEKE; via the coding sequence ATGGACGATAGCATGCAACTGAAAAAACCGCCTTATCTGATGATAGGGATCTTATTTGTTGGTGCATTTGTAGCATTCTTAAATAATTCTTTATTAAATGTTGCATTACCAAGTATTATGGTCGATTTAGGTGTTGAGGATTATTCTACAGTCCAATGGCTTGCAACAGGTTATATGCTTGTTAGTGGCGTGTTAATTCCCGCATCTGCTTATTTATTAACGAGATTTACGAATCGACGTCTTTATATAGCCGCTATGGCGATCTTTACACTTGGAACGGCTTTAGCAGCCTTTGCTCCTAACTTCGGGTTATTATTAACTGGAAGAATGGTTCAAGCGGTTGGGGGTTCAGTCATGGGCCCACTCTTAATGAATGTCATGCTCATCAGCTTTCCGCGTGAAAAAAGAGGAACAGCAATGGGGGTATTTGGCCTCGTTATGATAACGGCTCCTGCCATTGGACCAACGCTTTCGGGCTTTATTGTACAAAATTATGATTGGCGTTTACTGTTTGAAATGATTTTACCGCTTTCGATCATTAGCCTTGTATTGGCTGTATGGAAACTAGGAAACGTCATGCCACAAAATAAAGATGCAAATCTAGACTACACATCACTTGTTTTATCTAGTTTAGGTTTTGGTGGTTTGCTTTACGGATTTAGTTCTGCAAGTGCAGACGGGTGGACTGATTTTTGGGTATTAACCACATTAATTGTAGGTCTTGTTTCTCTAGTCGCGTTTGTCTTGCGCCAATTACGAATGGATGAACCACTCTTAGATTTACGGGTGTATAAATATCCGATGTTTGCGCTGGCATCCGTCATTGCGGCAGTTAATGCTGTAGCCATGTTTTCTGGTATGATTTTAACGCCTGCTTACGTCCAGAGCGTGCGCGGGATTTCACCATTAGACTCAGGCTTATTAATGTTGCCTGGTGCAATTATTATGGGATTGATGTCACCTGTAACAGGTAAGTTATTTGATAAATTTGGACCGCGAACCATTTCTGTAATTGGTCTGGTCATTACAGCTGTATCAACGTATATGTTGGCAAACTTGCAGCTTGATACACCATACGCAACGATTGTTGTGATCTATAGTATTCGTATGCTAGGGATGTCTCTTGTCATGATGCCAATCATGACGAACGGCTTAAATCAGTTGCCGACGCGTTTAAACCCGCACGGAACAGCGATTAATAATACCGCCCAGCAAGTTTCTGGTTCAATTGGTACAGCGATCCTGGTTACAATTATGAACAGTGTCGCCGCAAGTGAAGCAGAAACTATTCTAAGCGGAACCGACCCTGCTACCATTGATGAAACCTTATTAATGCAAGAGTCGCTTCTCGCAGGGATACAATTCTCCTTCTATGTCGCGTTCGGAATGACGCTCATTGCCTTAATCCTCTCGTTCTTTGTTCGAAGAGTGGATACGAGTATGGAGGCAGTCCGCAAAATTGAAAAAGAATAA
- a CDS encoding glycoside hydrolase family 16 protein: MKKMLGTLSIAACATFIATSYVGATETEEDLSIEQEGWDLVWNDEFDGDSLDQSKWRYDIGNGQPNLPGWGNEELQYYNDDPRNVRVENGELIIEAHQEPISDEFGSYEYTSGKVLTEGLFSQTYGRFEARMRLPAGQGFWPAFWMMPENDQYGGWAASGEIDIMENAGGTPYKVGGAIHYGGPWPENQFQAGDYFFPDGTDATGYHEYAVEWEPGEIRWYVDGNLYQTINDWYSTGGAYPAPFDQDFHLILNLAVGGWYGGNPDGSTPFPSTMAVDYVRVYER, from the coding sequence ATGAAGAAAATGCTTGGCACATTATCAATCGCAGCATGTGCAACGTTTATCGCAACCTCTTATGTTGGCGCAACAGAAACAGAAGAAGACCTTTCTATAGAACAAGAAGGATGGGACCTCGTTTGGAATGATGAATTTGATGGGGATTCCCTAGATCAATCAAAGTGGCGCTATGATATTGGAAACGGACAACCCAATTTACCAGGTTGGGGCAATGAGGAATTACAATATTACAATGATGATCCAAGAAATGTTCGCGTGGAAAACGGTGAGTTAATTATTGAAGCACATCAAGAACCGATTTCTGATGAATTCGGTAGCTATGAGTATACATCTGGCAAAGTGTTAACAGAAGGACTGTTTAGTCAAACTTACGGGCGATTTGAGGCACGGATGCGTTTACCAGCGGGACAAGGGTTTTGGCCTGCTTTTTGGATGATGCCAGAAAACGATCAATATGGTGGATGGGCTGCTTCAGGGGAAATTGATATTATGGAAAATGCCGGAGGAACACCTTACAAAGTCGGAGGAGCGATCCACTATGGCGGGCCTTGGCCTGAGAATCAATTCCAAGCTGGCGACTATTTCTTTCCTGATGGCACCGATGCCACGGGTTATCACGAATACGCAGTTGAATGGGAACCAGGAGAAATTCGTTGGTACGTTGATGGAAACTTGTATCAAACAATTAATGACTGGTATTCAACAGGTGGCGCGTACCCTGCCCCATTCGACCAAGATTTCCACTTAATCCTTAACCTTGCTGTTGGTGGTTGGTACGGCGGGAATCCAGATGGTTCAACGCCATTCCCATCGACAATGGCTGTTGATTACGTTCGAGTATACGAAAGATAA
- a CDS encoding amidase: MQHSGAFIESGWNLTEHSQDGSLRNLRFAVKDVFHIRDHHVSAGNPDWLATHEAANAHASVVQKLLHEGATLVGVTVTDELMFSLNGVNVHYGTPVNPAANDHIPGGSSSGSAVAVANSSVDFALGTDTAGSVRIPASYCGVYGFRPTHNAISLEGVIPLASRFDTVGWFARSAVLLEKLGSALLPEQENTMTFSTVYVPEEVLELVQPHIAEHFLSELKTLVGEEKLVYTSISDDKLDTYMNTFRTLQGYQIWQTHGEWIESNKPTFAEDIAVRFRWTSTLPADGQEQAERTAKVIKEKMADLLKDDCLLAIPTSPDVAPHIHADAALLETHRTNTFKLTAISGLTETPQLTLPLMDVEGLPIGLSLIAGKHMDRALLQFARRAVAKSAMSL; encoded by the coding sequence GTGCAACATTCTGGCGCTTTTATTGAATCAGGATGGAATTTAACAGAACATAGTCAAGATGGATCGTTACGTAATCTTCGGTTTGCGGTAAAAGATGTTTTTCACATTCGTGATCATCATGTGAGCGCAGGGAATCCAGATTGGCTTGCGACACATGAAGCTGCTAACGCGCACGCATCTGTCGTGCAAAAACTTTTACATGAAGGCGCAACACTTGTTGGCGTTACTGTAACAGATGAGCTGATGTTCAGTTTGAATGGCGTTAATGTCCATTACGGAACACCTGTAAATCCTGCGGCGAACGACCATATTCCAGGAGGATCATCGAGTGGATCAGCTGTTGCCGTGGCGAACAGCAGTGTTGATTTTGCACTTGGTACAGATACAGCAGGCTCAGTTCGAATACCAGCTAGTTATTGTGGTGTGTACGGATTTCGGCCAACTCATAATGCGATTTCTTTAGAAGGTGTAATCCCCCTTGCGAGTCGTTTTGATACGGTTGGATGGTTTGCACGCTCCGCAGTCCTCCTCGAAAAGTTAGGGTCGGCCTTATTGCCTGAGCAGGAAAACACAATGACTTTTTCTACCGTTTACGTTCCTGAAGAAGTGCTAGAACTTGTTCAACCACATATTGCAGAGCATTTTTTGTCTGAACTAAAGACACTTGTAGGAGAAGAAAAGCTAGTCTATACCTCAATTTCAGACGATAAGCTAGACACATATATGAACACATTCCGTACCCTTCAAGGTTATCAAATTTGGCAAACCCATGGTGAATGGATTGAGAGCAACAAGCCAACGTTTGCAGAGGATATTGCTGTTCGATTCCGATGGACGAGCACATTACCAGCAGACGGACAAGAACAAGCAGAACGAACAGCAAAAGTAATAAAAGAAAAAATGGCCGATCTTTTAAAGGACGACTGTTTACTCGCGATTCCAACATCGCCAGACGTAGCACCACACATTCATGCGGATGCAGCTCTGCTCGAAACGCACAGAACGAATACATTCAAATTAACAGCGATTAGCGGATTAACCGAGACGCCTCAATTGACGCTCCCATTAATGGATGTAGAAGGTTTGCCAATTGGCCTTTCATTGATTGCGGGGAAGCACATGGATCGTGCTCTTCTTCAATTTGCCCGAAGAGCGGTAGCGAAATCAGCGATGTCATTATGA
- a CDS encoding MazG nucleotide pyrophosphohydrolase domain-containing protein, whose amino-acid sequence MEDLTFTQMQAYLVAKYEENATSSDLFMKLVEEVGEVAEALNCLEGRKKDSGDASLEKELADVIHYAVAIASINQIDLTHVILEKDQDAAAKYNHSLNLVEFLSKEDRG is encoded by the coding sequence ATGGAAGACTTGACGTTTACACAAATGCAGGCCTATTTAGTAGCTAAATATGAGGAGAACGCCACTTCTTCAGATTTGTTTATGAAACTTGTCGAGGAGGTCGGTGAAGTAGCGGAAGCACTCAATTGTCTTGAAGGAAGAAAAAAAGATTCAGGAGACGCTTCGCTAGAAAAAGAGTTAGCCGATGTGATTCACTATGCCGTTGCGATTGCTAGCATCAATCAAATTGATCTAACACATGTTATTTTAGAGAAAGATCAAGACGCAGCCGCAAAATACAATCATTCTCTTAATTTAGTTGAATTTTTAAGTAAGGAAGATAGAGGTTAA
- a CDS encoding DNA-binding protein codes for MNGAFWIAIGMIGAAYFIGSGLKNFKNPDPTSSNSIWDNDHNHFWGAPELIREDKVHSYIGILKEDATSLVKDYPSIPHMVINGRVYFPADQLKKWVNEFRIDS; via the coding sequence ATGAATGGAGCTTTTTGGATAGCGATTGGCATGATCGGAGCAGCCTATTTTATTGGAAGTGGATTGAAGAATTTTAAAAATCCAGACCCTACCTCTTCAAACTCAATTTGGGATAACGATCACAATCATTTTTGGGGTGCACCAGAATTAATAAGAGAAGATAAAGTTCATAGTTACATAGGAATTTTAAAAGAAGACGCGACATCTTTAGTAAAAGACTATCCATCAATTCCGCACATGGTTATTAATGGACGCGTTTATTTTCCTGCGGACCAACTGAAGAAATGGGTTAATGAATTTAGAATTGATTCATAA
- a CDS encoding MerR family transcriptional regulator, with protein sequence MYSIGQFSKMNRVTIKSLRYYDQVGILLPAYVDQSTGYRYYQSQQMEQLHTIMALRQIGFSIAEIQQTLTQKEAITAHIRLKQHQLQLEKQEIENKLRQATYYLHADAKPNIYLKSLPKVVVASMRLKLDHYNDLFIAYPAMGEKMREQGCVLDDRLYCFQLFHDGEYKETNIDIEICEAVTKKKKDRDGLQFKTFAEVPQAACLFHRGPYETIGDTHAKLHQWLLKSPYTLAEPPREAVIDGIWNEEDHKNWLTEVQFPLKSQE encoded by the coding sequence GTGTATAGCATTGGCCAATTTTCTAAAATGAATCGAGTTACAATCAAAAGTCTCCGCTACTATGATCAAGTTGGCATTTTGCTCCCTGCCTACGTGGACCAGAGCACCGGTTACCGCTATTATCAATCCCAGCAGATGGAGCAACTGCATACCATTATGGCATTGCGACAAATCGGCTTTTCCATCGCGGAAATCCAACAAACCCTTACCCAAAAAGAAGCAATTACGGCTCACATTCGATTGAAACAACATCAACTCCAGCTTGAAAAGCAAGAAATTGAAAACAAACTTCGCCAAGCGACCTATTATTTACATGCTGATGCAAAGCCAAATATCTATTTAAAAAGCCTCCCAAAAGTGGTTGTGGCCTCCATGCGACTCAAACTCGACCACTATAACGATTTGTTTATTGCTTATCCTGCAATGGGTGAAAAAATGCGTGAACAAGGCTGTGTCCTAGATGACCGTCTCTATTGTTTTCAACTTTTTCATGATGGTGAGTATAAAGAAACGAACATCGATATTGAAATTTGCGAAGCGGTGACAAAGAAGAAAAAAGATCGAGATGGTTTACAGTTTAAAACATTCGCTGAAGTCCCTCAAGCAGCGTGCCTTTTTCATCGTGGCCCTTATGAAACCATCGGCGATACCCACGCCAAACTTCATCAATGGCTTCTCAAAAGTCCCTACACGTTAGCTGAACCACCTCGGGAAGCGGTCATTGACGGCATCTGGAATGAAGAAGATCATAAGAACTGGTTAACCGAAGTCCAGTTTCCTCTTAAAAGTCAGGAATAG
- a CDS encoding ABC transporter permease — protein sequence MRTFWLFYTAEFKLSLREMSSFIFGLFLPIGLMALMGFLASSNEELTSSFAAVATIGLVATGVMSLPLSLSSYRERKVLKRYKVTPVSPSQLLLAHVAYCFSLSIISMLSVYLVATLGFGMEFVGSHMRFILFYVLVMISIHAIGMVIASLSPREKTTGAISSAIFFPMFLLSGATIPLSVMPNALESLAQIFPLTHGIQLLQTAVQQQPFDHWFSLFILLIITVIGVVVSIRSFKWE from the coding sequence ATGAGAACATTCTGGCTTTTTTACACAGCTGAGTTTAAATTATCATTAAGAGAGATGTCTTCCTTTATTTTCGGTCTTTTTCTTCCAATTGGATTAATGGCATTAATGGGCTTTTTAGCTTCGTCAAACGAAGAGTTAACCTCGTCATTTGCAGCAGTCGCCACCATTGGCCTTGTTGCGACTGGTGTAATGAGTTTGCCTTTATCCCTCTCCTCTTACCGAGAGAGAAAAGTGCTCAAACGCTACAAAGTCACACCGGTTAGCCCATCGCAACTCTTACTTGCTCATGTCGCGTACTGCTTTTCTTTAAGCATCATTTCCATGCTATCCGTTTACCTTGTTGCAACTCTCGGTTTCGGAATGGAATTCGTCGGTTCACATATGCGCTTTATTCTTTTCTACGTTCTTGTCATGATCAGCATTCACGCAATTGGCATGGTCATTGCCTCCTTATCCCCGCGTGAGAAAACAACAGGTGCGATTAGCAGTGCAATCTTTTTTCCGATGTTTCTACTATCAGGGGCGACCATCCCGTTATCTGTCATGCCAAACGCTTTAGAATCTCTTGCACAGATCTTCCCTCTAACACATGGCATTCAACTCTTGCAAACTGCCGTACAGCAGCAACCCTTCGATCACTGGTTCAGTTTATTCATCTTGCTAATCATCACTGTAATCGGTGTTGTCGTGTCTATCCGTTCCTTTAAATGGGAATAA
- a CDS encoding ABC transporter ATP-binding protein: protein MNETVIEAHGLVKTFGSKTAVNQLDITVAKGEIFGLLGHNGAGKSTTIDCILGTQKIDAGSVSLLGQGPLTNRQTLFQRVGVQFQQSAFQTGLKVSEICAITHSLYSNPINWQEWIATFRLEDKRHTQISDLSGGERQKLCILLAMMGNPDVLFLDELTTGLDPVARREIWHTMRKLNKAGVTIFLTSHDMNEVEHLCDRILLLADGKEQISGTVQEVIHASGQQNMEDAFLTLIGEEWK from the coding sequence ATGAACGAGACTGTAATTGAAGCTCACGGCTTAGTAAAAACATTCGGCAGCAAAACAGCTGTCAACCAGCTCGACATTACCGTAGCAAAAGGGGAAATCTTTGGCCTGCTCGGCCATAACGGAGCAGGAAAATCGACGACGATTGACTGCATTCTCGGTACACAAAAAATCGATGCAGGTTCTGTATCACTTTTAGGACAGGGCCCACTCACCAATCGACAAACGCTTTTTCAACGGGTCGGTGTTCAATTTCAGCAAAGTGCCTTTCAAACCGGGCTTAAAGTTAGCGAAATTTGTGCGATTACGCATTCACTATACAGCAACCCAATCAATTGGCAGGAGTGGATTGCCACGTTTCGACTAGAAGATAAACGTCACACGCAAATTTCCGATTTATCTGGAGGCGAACGCCAAAAACTTTGTATCTTGCTCGCCATGATGGGAAATCCTGATGTCCTCTTCCTCGACGAATTAACGACTGGGCTCGACCCTGTTGCTCGGAGAGAAATTTGGCACACAATGAGAAAATTAAATAAAGCAGGTGTAACGATCTTCTTAACGTCTCACGATATGAATGAAGTGGAACATCTCTGTGATCGAATTTTACTGTTGGCGGATGGCAAGGAACAAATTAGCGGAACCGTACAAGAAGTCATTCACGCAAGCGGTCAACAAAATATGGAAGACGCATTTTTAACGCTAATTGGGGAGGAATGGAAATGA